The Garra rufa chromosome 8, GarRuf1.0, whole genome shotgun sequence genome has a segment encoding these proteins:
- the spopla gene encoding speckle-type POZ protein-like A: protein MSGVPTPPPPGEMSSGPVAESWCYTQVKVVKFSYMWTINNFSFCREEMGEVLKSSTFSSGPNDKMKWCLRVNPKGLDDESKDYLSLYLLLVSCPKSEVRAKFKFSLLNAKREETKAMESQRAYRFVQGKDWGFKKFIRRDFLLDEANGLLPDDKLTLFCEVSVVQDSVNISGQSNMNMLKVPECQLSDDLGNLWECSRFTDCTLYVGGQEFKAHKSILAARSPVFNAMFEHEMEESKKNRVDISDVEPEVFKEMMGFIYTGKAPNLEKMADSLLAAADKYALERLKVMCEEALCNSLSVENVADTLILADLHSAEQLKAQAIDFINRCSVLRQLGCKDGKNWNSNHATDIMETAGWKSMIQSHPHLVAEAFRALASAQCPHFGLPRKRLKQS, encoded by the exons ATGTCAGGGGTCCCAACCCCTCCTCCTCCAGGGGAGATGTCCAGTGGGCCTGTGGCAGAAAGCTGGTGCTATACCCAG GTCAAAGTAGTGAAATTTTCCTACATGTGGACCATAAACAACTTCAGCTTCTGTCGAGAAGAGATGGGTGAAGTATTGAAGAGCTCTACCTTCTCCTCCGGGCCTAATGATAAGATGAAATG GTGCCTACGAGTCAATCCGAAGGGACTCGATGATGAAAGTAAAGATTATCTATCGCTATATTTGCTACTAGTTAGTTGTCCAAAAAGTGAAGTCAGAGCCAAGTTCAAGTTTTCTTTACTGAATGCTAAACGGGAGGAGACAAAAGCTATGG AAAGCCAAAGAGCCTATCGGTTCGTCCAAGGCAAAGACTGGGGCTTCAAAAAATTTATTAGGAGAGATTTTCTGCTTGATGAAGCAAATGGGCTGCTACCAGATGATAAACTCACGTTATTTTGTGAG GTAAGTGTTGTCCAGGACTCTGTAAACATCTCGGGACAGTCCAACATGAACATGTTGAAGGTTCCGGAGTGCCAGCTGTCCGATGACCTGGGTAACTTGTGGGAATGCTCACGCTTCACGGACTGCACTCTATATGTGGGAGGGCAGGAGTTCAAAGCCCACAAATCCATCCTGGCAG CGAGATCACCGGTCTTTAATGCCATGTTTGAACATGAAATGGAGGAGAGTAAAAAG AACCGAGTGGACATCAGTGATGTTGAACcagaggtttttaaagaaatgatgGGCTTCATATATACAGGAAAAGCACCAAATTTAGAGAAAATGGCTGATAGTTTATTAGCTGCGGCAGATAAA TACGCTCTGGAGCGCTTAAAGGTCATGTGTGAGGAAGCCCTTTGCAACAGCCTCTCGGTGGAGAACGTGGCAGACACCCTCATCCTGGCCGACTTGCACAGCGCAGAGCAGCTCAAAGCACAGGCCATAGATTTTATCAACAG GTGCAGTGTCCTCCGACAGCTGGGCTGTAAAGATGGGAAAAACTGGAATAGCAA TCACGCCACGGACATAATGGAGACCGCGGGCTGGAAGTCAATGATCCAGTCTCATCCTCACTTAGTGGCGGAGGCTTTCCGCGCGCTTGCGTCAGCGCAGTGCCCCCACTTCGGTCTGCCGAGGAAGCGCCTAAAACAGTCGTGA